A portion of the Kribbella jejuensis genome contains these proteins:
- the gatA gene encoding Asp-tRNA(Asn)/Glu-tRNA(Gln) amidotransferase subunit GatA codes for MSDLTRKTAAELAELMTSKQASSVEITQAHLDRIAAVDGAVHAFLHVDTEGALAQAKAVDDKRAAGEQLAPLAGVPLALKDVLTQEGVPTTAGSKILEGWKPPYDSTVVKRLKAAGIVILGKTNMDEFAMGSSTENSAYGTTHNPWDLTRIPGGSGGGSSAAISAYEAPLAIGTDTGGSIRQPGAFTGTVGVKPTYGGTSRYGLIALASSLDTPGPCARTTLDAALLHEAIAGWDPMDSTSINQDVPPVVAAARNGDVAGLRIGVVKELGGEGYQPGVEARFHEAVELLTKLGAEVVEVSCPHFQYALPAYYLILPSEASSNLAKFDAMRYGLRVGDDGENSAEKVTALTREAGFGAEVKRRIILGTHALSSGYYDAYYGQAQKVRTLIARDFANAYEQVDVLVSPATPTTAFAIGDRIDDPIAMYKNDLCTIPSNLAGNAAASFPCGLADEDGLPVGFHVMAPVMRDDLLYQVGGALEAALADQWGGVLMTKAPELEVTR; via the coding sequence ATGAGCGATCTCACCAGGAAGACCGCGGCGGAGCTCGCGGAGTTGATGACGTCCAAGCAGGCCAGTTCGGTGGAGATCACCCAGGCCCACCTGGACCGGATCGCCGCCGTCGACGGTGCCGTGCACGCGTTCCTGCACGTCGACACCGAGGGTGCGCTGGCGCAGGCGAAGGCTGTCGACGACAAGCGCGCCGCCGGTGAGCAGCTCGCTCCGCTGGCCGGTGTGCCGCTGGCGCTGAAGGACGTGCTCACCCAGGAGGGCGTGCCGACCACGGCCGGTTCGAAGATCCTCGAGGGCTGGAAGCCCCCGTACGACTCCACTGTCGTGAAGCGGCTCAAGGCGGCCGGGATCGTGATCCTCGGCAAGACCAACATGGACGAGTTCGCGATGGGCTCCTCCACCGAGAACTCGGCGTACGGCACGACCCACAACCCGTGGGACCTGACCCGGATCCCGGGCGGTTCCGGCGGCGGTTCGTCCGCGGCCATCTCGGCGTACGAGGCGCCGCTCGCGATCGGCACCGACACCGGCGGCTCGATCCGCCAGCCGGGTGCGTTCACCGGCACGGTCGGCGTCAAGCCGACGTACGGCGGCACCTCGCGGTACGGACTCATCGCGCTGGCGTCGTCGCTCGACACACCGGGCCCGTGTGCGCGGACGACCCTGGACGCGGCGCTGCTGCACGAGGCGATCGCCGGCTGGGATCCGATGGACTCGACCTCGATCAACCAGGACGTGCCGCCGGTGGTCGCGGCCGCCCGCAACGGTGACGTCGCCGGTCTGCGGATCGGTGTCGTCAAGGAGCTGGGCGGCGAGGGGTACCAGCCAGGTGTCGAGGCCCGGTTCCACGAGGCGGTCGAGCTGCTCACCAAGCTCGGCGCCGAGGTGGTCGAGGTCTCCTGCCCGCACTTCCAGTACGCCCTCCCGGCGTACTACCTGATCCTGCCGAGCGAGGCCTCGTCCAACCTGGCCAAGTTCGACGCGATGCGGTACGGCCTGCGCGTCGGCGACGACGGCGAGAACAGCGCCGAGAAGGTGACCGCGCTGACCCGCGAGGCCGGTTTCGGCGCCGAGGTCAAGCGCCGGATCATTCTCGGCACGCACGCGCTGTCCAGCGGGTACTACGACGCCTACTACGGTCAGGCGCAGAAGGTGCGGACCCTGATCGCCCGCGACTTCGCCAACGCCTACGAGCAGGTCGACGTACTGGTGTCGCCGGCCACGCCGACCACGGCGTTCGCGATCGGCGACCGGATCGACGACCCGATCGCGATGTACAAGAACGACCTCTGCACGATCCCGTCCAACCTGGCCGGCAACGCGGCCGCGTCGTTCCCGTGCGGGCTGGCCGACGAGGACGGCCTGCCGGTCGGCTTCCACGTGATGGCGCC
- the gatC gene encoding Asp-tRNA(Asn)/Glu-tRNA(Gln) amidotransferase subunit GatC, which translates to MPSITREEVAHLARLARIELSDAELDHLAPQLDQIITLVGQVSQVAADDIPPTSHALPLTNVMRADENVPCLTPEQALSGAPAAEEQRFRVPRILEED; encoded by the coding sequence ATGCCATCGATTACCCGCGAAGAGGTTGCGCACCTGGCGCGACTGGCGCGGATCGAGCTCTCCGACGCGGAGCTCGACCACCTTGCGCCGCAGCTCGACCAGATCATCACCCTGGTCGGGCAGGTCAGCCAGGTGGCGGCGGACGACATCCCGCCGACCTCGCACGCCCTGCCGCTGACCAACGTGATGCGCGCGGACGAGAACGTCCCGTGCCTCACCCCCGAGCAGGCGCTGTCCGGCGCGCCGGCCGCGGAGGAGCAGCGCTTCCGGGTGCCGCGGATCCTGGAGGAGGACTGA
- a CDS encoding amino acid-binding protein: MFLLRLIIPDRPGSLGVVATALGEVNADIHAIEIVEHRRENGTAVDDIVVDLPPGVLPDRLVSACNSVPDVEVIWFSRYGAGGGLHMDLEAVEQMTSAPSEAIDILVEQAPAVLHADWAALLDGTGSEVKVALETSATPEFGDVAGQWLPLEKATTLEAPDHKGLAESVLVAAPLESDRRILVIGRRGGPEFLGSEVARLSYLASLAVTIRATA; the protein is encoded by the coding sequence GTGTTCCTGCTGCGCTTGATCATCCCCGACCGGCCCGGTTCGCTGGGCGTCGTGGCGACGGCCCTCGGTGAGGTGAACGCCGACATCCACGCGATCGAGATCGTCGAGCACCGCCGGGAGAACGGCACCGCGGTCGACGACATCGTGGTCGACCTGCCGCCCGGCGTGCTGCCGGACCGCCTGGTCTCGGCCTGCAACAGCGTTCCCGACGTCGAGGTCATCTGGTTCTCGCGGTACGGCGCCGGCGGCGGACTGCACATGGATCTGGAAGCCGTCGAGCAGATGACGTCCGCGCCGTCCGAGGCGATCGACATCCTGGTCGAGCAGGCACCGGCCGTGCTGCACGCGGACTGGGCTGCGCTCCTGGACGGTACCGGCAGCGAGGTGAAGGTCGCGCTGGAGACGAGCGCGACGCCGGAGTTCGGCGACGTGGCCGGTCAGTGGCTGCCGCTGGAGAAGGCGACCACGCTGGAGGCCCCGGATCACAAGGGTCTCGCGGAGTCCGTGCTGGTCGCGGCCCCACTGGAGTCCGACCGCCGGATCCTGGTCATCGGCCGCCGCGGCGGACCGGAGTTCCTCGGCTCCGAAGTGGCCCGGCTGTCATACCTCGCGTCACTCGCGGTCACAATCCGCGCGACAGCCTGA